Genomic DNA from Sporosarcina sp. ANT_H38:
TACTTTTGAGGATTTAGAGAAAGCGGTTGAATCATTGGATAGCCAAAAGGAGAAATTAGGTATTGATGGTGTGTTTGCACTTGCAGCTAAAGAAAAATGGGTTATTGGTAACCATTTAGCAAACATCTTCTTTGCACCAGAATTCAATAATGATCCTGTAGAGGCTTTTAATGCAAAGACAATAGCATTTGAAAAAGGGAATGAATTGAAAAGGCATCTTGATTTGGAAAATAAATATTCAGTTCAACCTATACTCAGCTTAGATTATTCGCAACAAGTTGAACAATTATTTTCGTTAGAAAAAGTTGCTATCATTCAACAAGGTAACTGGGTATTTAACTCGATTAATGATATGGATCCAGAATTGGCTGAAAATAATATCGGTATTATTCCAGTTCCTGTTGAAGGATTTGAAGGGCATATTCCAGCAGGAGTTCCAATGTATTGGGCTGTAAATAGTAAGAGTGATGAAAAAGTAGTGCAAGCAAGTAAAGATTTCTTGAATTGGATGTATACATCTGAAGCTGGTAAAACTGCAGTATTAGAAGACTTTAAATTTATTCCAGCGTATAAAGATTATGATTCTTCTAAAATAGCAGATCCTCTGTCTCAAGCAATTTATGAATATGCTTCCAAGGGGAATACTATACAAGGATGGGTATACCAGGGGGCTCCAACGGGCTGGAGTGAAAATGTACTTGGAGCGAGTATGCAAAAGTATTTAAGTGGTGGTATCACTTGGGATGAAATGATTACCGAAACACAAGTTAATTGGGAAGAAGAACGAAAATAATTCGGTGTGCAAGAAAATGCAGCTAACAAAAAACTGTGCAATTTTTTGTTAGCTGTACTACATATTGGGGGTGCTAGTCATGCGTAATCGTGATCTTTCATTTTGGCTATTTATAATGCCAGTAATTTTGAGTTTAAGTATTGTCATTATCATTCCATTTATTTATGGTTTCATCTACTCATTTACAAATTGGAATGGCTTGGCGGCGACTGAATTTCTTGGTTTTAAAAACTATATTACTTTATTTAAAGATGCAGAATTCAGAGCAGCCGTATGGTTTACGACTAAATTTGCAGTCACTTCCGTAATACTCCTTAATTTTTTAGGTTTATCTCTAGCTTTACTGGTAACTCGAAATATGAAAACAAGTAGTTTTATGCGAACTGTTTTCTTTATGCCGAACTTAATTGGTGGACTTATTCTGGGGTTCATTTGGCAATTTGTTTTCATCAGTGTTTTTGGAAGTTTAGGAGATTTGCTTGGAATTGAGGCATTAA
This window encodes:
- a CDS encoding ABC transporter substrate-binding protein; translated protein: MRKKKHFIGLVSVLLISIIALVGCSASDDDGEGSASGDQVTVDIFQFKVEIKEQFESLVDEYEKENPGVKINVKTVGGGNDYGASLKTAFSSGEEPDIFNVGGPSAVEEYRDYLADVSETDAAKTALEGTLDTVRDGDEVLGLPFNQEGYGLIYNKRIFKEAGINPDDIITFEDLEKAVESLDSQKEKLGIDGVFALAAKEKWVIGNHLANIFFAPEFNNDPVEAFNAKTIAFEKGNELKRHLDLENKYSVQPILSLDYSQQVEQLFSLEKVAIIQQGNWVFNSINDMDPELAENNIGIIPVPVEGFEGHIPAGVPMYWAVNSKSDEKVVQASKDFLNWMYTSEAGKTAVLEDFKFIPAYKDYDSSKIADPLSQAIYEYASKGNTIQGWVYQGAPTGWSENVLGASMQKYLSGGITWDEMITETQVNWEEERK